From Thermococcus sp.:
ACGTAAAGCTTCCCAACCTTTGCAAGTGCTATGAGAGGCCCTGAGTTAGATACAACCTTCATAGCAACCTCTCCAGTGTTTCGATGTCCTCCTCAAGGTCCCTTCTGGTATAGTTCAGGGGTATTCCCTTCGATGCTAAGACTTCCATCATCTCCCACTTGCTAAGACCGGCAATCTCAGCGGCCTTCCCAAGGCTAACAAGTCCCTCCCTGTAGAGCTCAATGGCAAGGTACAGCCTCACCACTTTCGGAACCTCGTCCCTGTCAACCTTCAGAATCCTGGCGAGGTCAGAGGGAACCGTAACGGTGACTTCTCCCATTCGACCACCTTAGAATTTTGGGATTATGGAATAAAAAACTAACCGATTCGTTTCACCCTGCACGCTGAAAACTTGAACTCCGGCGTTCCCGCCTTGTTCAGGGCCGAGCCTGTAATCCTGTTGGCCTTGAAGTGGAAGGGAACCGCAATAACTCCCCCCGGAACCCCGCCGAGCTTAGCGCGCATCCTTATCCTTCCGCGCCTCGTCTCTATTTCGATTAAATCTCCATCGCTGATGCCGAGCCTCTCAGCGTCCCTCTCGTTGATCAAAGCCCTCGGCTCGCCCATGAGTTTGACCAGCGATGGACTCCTCAGCGTCATCTCGCCCGTGTTGTAGTGGCTTATCAGCCTCACCGTGGTGAGCACGAAGGGGTATTCTTTGTCCGGCACCTCCCACGGGCCAACCTG
This genomic window contains:
- a CDS encoding UPF0175 family protein codes for the protein MGEVTVTVPSDLARILKVDRDEVPKVVRLYLAIELYREGLVSLGKAAEIAGLSKWEMMEVLASKGIPLNYTRRDLEEDIETLERLL